A region of Moorena sp. SIOASIH DNA encodes the following proteins:
- a CDS encoding alkene reductase, which yields MTAPLSLSKLISPFELGDLSLKNRVVMPPLTRGRAVNLGIPNDLMVEYYTQRTGVGLIITEGTFISPQANGWVNAPGIYTLEQTEGWKKVVSSVHSKNTPLFLQLWHCGRASHSSFHDGKLAVAPSAIKINEEYIHTPQGKQPHETPRALETEEIPQIVEEYKKAAENAKYAGFDGVEIHSANGYLLDSFLQSKTNQRTDNYGGSIENRYRLLKEVIEAVITVFPVNRVGVRLSPNGLFNDMGSVDYRETFLYVAKELNSYELAYIHILDGLAFGFHELGEPMTLAEFKNVFDGSIIGNCGYTKETAEAAIQEGVADLIAFGRPILSNPDLVDRFANNWPLNPIPDVKVWYSPGKEGYTDFPSYNREN from the coding sequence ATGACAGCTCCACTATCTTTGTCCAAACTAATAAGCCCTTTTGAATTAGGTGATTTATCTTTAAAAAACCGAGTAGTAATGCCTCCTTTAACTAGAGGTAGAGCAGTTAATCTGGGTATTCCCAATGATTTAATGGTGGAATATTATACTCAAAGAACTGGAGTAGGTCTAATTATCACTGAAGGTACTTTTATTTCCCCTCAAGCTAACGGTTGGGTAAATGCTCCTGGTATTTATACTCTCGAACAAACTGAAGGGTGGAAAAAAGTTGTTAGTAGTGTACACTCTAAAAATACGCCATTATTTTTGCAGCTTTGGCACTGTGGTAGGGCTTCTCATAGTAGTTTCCATGATGGTAAGCTAGCTGTTGCTCCTTCAGCCATTAAAATTAACGAAGAATATATTCATACCCCTCAGGGAAAACAGCCTCACGAAACCCCACGAGCCCTGGAAACTGAAGAAATACCCCAAATAGTAGAAGAGTATAAAAAAGCGGCTGAAAATGCCAAATATGCAGGTTTTGATGGGGTAGAAATTCATTCAGCTAATGGTTATTTACTGGACTCTTTCCTGCAATCTAAAACCAACCAAAGAACAGATAACTATGGTGGTAGTATTGAAAATAGATATCGTTTACTCAAAGAAGTAATCGAAGCTGTAATAACTGTTTTTCCAGTCAATAGAGTGGGGGTTCGTTTGTCTCCTAATGGTTTATTTAATGATATGGGGTCTGTGGATTATCGTGAAACATTTCTTTATGTAGCTAAAGAGTTAAACAGTTATGAGTTAGCTTATATCCATATATTAGATGGATTAGCTTTTGGATTTCATGAATTAGGAGAACCGATGACTTTGGCTGAGTTTAAAAACGTTTTTGATGGTTCAATTATTGGTAATTGCGGCTATACTAAAGAAACAGCCGAAGCTGCAATTCAAGAAGGTGTGGCAGATTTAATTGCTTTCGGAAGACCTATTCTGAGTAATCCAGATTTGGTTGATCGCTTTGCTAATAATTGGCCCCTTAATCCTATTCCAGATGTTAAAGTTTGGTATTCTCCAGGTAAAGAAGGTTATACTGACTTTCCTAGTTATAATAGGGAAAACTAG
- a CDS encoding LLM class flavin-dependent oxidoreductase, whose amino-acid sequence MEFGLEFFPDVSPQQKSGAQYFKEALELVSLCDQLGYTSIRIVEHYFHRYGGYSPNPIVFLTAASQQTQKARLITGAVLPVFNNPLKLAGEIGMLDAISNGRLEVGFARGFLPHEFARFGIDLNESRSRFEEGMEQVRCLLEQENVTMEGQFHRFENVTSLPRPTQTPRPPFWVAALATPASFVAAGHKGYGIMAIPLAGGKMAELIKLYRDAWKSAGHPGQGRVMLAFHMFCAPTAEKAIAIARQPLNDYLKSLVEAASDWLMDTHSADYHSYDKIIAGLKQETFESQVEKGAAWIGTPEQLRKTIRGYYEQVGGFDLASMQVNFNTISVENAAASMRLFAKAVMPYFC is encoded by the coding sequence ATGGAATTTGGTTTAGAGTTTTTTCCCGATGTTAGCCCTCAACAGAAGTCAGGAGCCCAGTATTTTAAGGAAGCTCTCGAGCTGGTCAGTCTGTGTGATCAACTCGGTTATACTAGTATTAGAATTGTCGAACACTACTTCCACCGATATGGCGGATACAGCCCTAATCCCATCGTTTTTCTGACTGCTGCATCCCAACAAACTCAAAAAGCTCGCCTGATCACTGGAGCGGTTTTGCCTGTCTTCAACAATCCACTCAAATTAGCTGGAGAAATTGGTATGCTCGATGCCATTTCCAACGGACGTCTGGAAGTTGGCTTTGCCCGTGGATTTCTTCCCCATGAATTTGCCCGATTTGGCATTGATTTGAACGAGAGCCGCAGCCGCTTTGAGGAAGGGATGGAACAGGTACGTTGCCTGCTCGAACAAGAAAATGTGACCATGGAGGGTCAGTTTCATCGCTTTGAAAACGTTACCTCTTTGCCTCGTCCTACTCAAACTCCCCGTCCTCCTTTCTGGGTAGCTGCTTTGGCTACCCCCGCATCCTTTGTGGCTGCTGGTCACAAGGGTTATGGCATCATGGCAATTCCTTTGGCCGGTGGGAAAATGGCGGAGTTAATTAAGCTATATCGAGATGCCTGGAAGTCGGCTGGTCATCCAGGCCAGGGTCGGGTAATGTTGGCTTTTCACATGTTCTGTGCCCCAACCGCAGAGAAAGCGATCGCAATTGCTCGTCAACCCTTGAACGACTATTTGAAATCTTTGGTAGAAGCGGCTTCTGATTGGTTAATGGATACCCATTCGGCGGACTATCATAGCTACGACAAAATTATTGCTGGACTAAAGCAAGAAACTTTTGAATCTCAGGTAGAGAAGGGAGCTGCTTGGATTGGTACACCTGAACAATTGCGGAAGACTATCCGTGGCTACTATGAACAAGTTGGGGGCTTTGACTTGGCTTCTATGCAGGTTAACTTTAACACCATTTCCGTAGAAAATGCTGCCGCTTCGATGAGGCTTTTTGCTAAAGCAGTGATGCCCTATTTTTGTTAA
- a CDS encoding Fic family protein, which translates to MSIDLAAAYGYGLAKNHPFDGNKRVAFPVMATFLEVNKYSLDVPEMDVVVMMERLTTDQESQNAIDGTSRYANAKWLEANVGTSFDDPY; encoded by the coding sequence GTGTCAATTGATTTAGCAGCAGCCTATGGATATGGTTTGGCAAAAAACCATCCCTTTGATGGCAATAAAAGGGTCGCTTTCCCAGTGATGGCAACTTTCCTTGAAGTAAATAAATATTCTCTAGATGTCCCAGAAATGGATGTTGTGGTAATGATGGAAAGGTTAACAACAGACCAAGAAAGCCAAAATGCGATTGACGGAACGTCACGCTACGCGAACGCTAAGTGGCTAGAAGCAAATGTCGGTACTTCATTTGATGATCCATACTAA
- a CDS encoding HEAT repeat domain-containing protein, whose amino-acid sequence MLDLLALWGLYSVGGYLAKEVISPLAKDALEDYTKDFFKESIKEYAGLSYQDTQKKFLGKALKAFVVVVEEELEQADLSEQKIKQYSKPLKEYIKNQSIKAILGSAFKYDCKRIDTETLAKTWIELDLLRLPETLDWDYLGKRYLKEVKTIIRKSEELRSIRDSENIEPIAENTKATVGIIPDFDLRKYQEALLESYGNVKLDSLNTDGSAYNQLKLWKIFIPQNVREVHDLMPEAIHEIPKDYYQKLLESGQLERDIEQKELQGAKERYYQQPMKSVLDVIKDSQGYRYLVVLGDPGSGKSTLLQYLALEWARTDITTAFSLPIPLLIELRTYIRNRDNGQCKDFLEFCHQSSGSICHLNQHHLHDQLKAGKALVMFDGLDEVFEPGKREDVITDIHRFTNKYPKVRVIVTSRVIGYKPQRLRDAEFRHVMLQDLESEQIQKSARWDTDGLVRRKAIKQLAQGYKNHRDTLALLQESARSDTDSSVRGTAIEQLAQGYQDHPDTLALLQESARSDTDLRVRVTAIAQLAQGYKNHRDTLALLQEWARSDTDSRVRGTAVEQLAQGWHDQPWLFEFLCDRTLHDPFDPEKDRDYNPRQVALKAILKYYPNHRDTLPLLQELAGSDTDLRVRVTAIEQLAQGWHDQPWLFEF is encoded by the coding sequence ATGCTGGATTTGTTAGCACTGTGGGGACTTTATAGTGTCGGTGGTTATCTCGCCAAAGAAGTGATTAGTCCGTTGGCCAAAGATGCTCTAGAAGACTACACTAAAGATTTTTTTAAAGAGTCTATTAAAGAGTATGCCGGACTATCGTATCAAGATACCCAGAAAAAATTTTTGGGTAAAGCTTTAAAAGCCTTTGTGGTTGTAGTGGAAGAAGAATTGGAACAAGCTGATTTATCTGAGCAAAAAATAAAACAGTATAGTAAACCCCTCAAAGAGTATATTAAAAATCAATCCATTAAAGCTATCCTGGGAAGTGCCTTTAAGTATGACTGTAAACGAATAGATACCGAGACATTAGCGAAAACTTGGATTGAGCTGGACTTATTACGATTACCGGAAACATTGGATTGGGATTATCTTGGTAAACGCTATCTCAAGGAAGTAAAAACCATTATTCGTAAATCGGAGGAGTTACGGTCTATCCGCGATTCCGAAAATATTGAGCCTATCGCCGAAAACACGAAAGCTACAGTAGGAATTATCCCAGACTTTGATTTAAGGAAATATCAAGAAGCACTCCTAGAAAGCTATGGTAATGTGAAATTAGATAGTTTAAATACCGATGGTTCTGCCTATAATCAACTAAAACTCTGGAAGATATTTATCCCCCAAAATGTGCGAGAGGTTCATGACCTGATGCCAGAGGCGATTCATGAAATTCCTAAGGATTATTATCAAAAACTGCTAGAGAGTGGTCAACTAGAACGGGACATTGAGCAAAAGGAGTTGCAAGGAGCTAAAGAGCGTTACTATCAACAGCCAATGAAATCGGTATTGGATGTGATCAAGGATTCTCAAGGCTATCGGTATTTGGTGGTTTTAGGAGACCCAGGCTCTGGTAAATCTACCTTGCTGCAGTATTTAGCATTGGAGTGGGCAAGAACAGATATAACTACTGCCTTTTCTCTACCAATTCCCTTACTGATTGAATTACGCACCTATATCCGGAATCGCGATAACGGACAGTGTAAGGATTTCTTGGAATTCTGCCATCAAAGCAGTGGCTCTATCTGTCATCTCAATCAACATCACCTTCATGACCAGTTAAAAGCTGGTAAGGCATTAGTGATGTTTGATGGCTTGGATGAAGTGTTTGAGCCAGGGAAACGAGAGGATGTAATTACGGATATTCATCGCTTTACGAATAAGTATCCCAAGGTAAGAGTAATTGTAACATCTCGGGTAATTGGTTATAAACCCCAACGGCTACGGGATGCTGAATTTCGTCATGTTATGCTCCAAGACTTGGAGTCGGAACAAATTCAAAAATCGGCTCGCTGGGATACTGATGGGTTGGTGCGACGTAAAGCAATTAAACAGTTAGCTCAAGGTTACAAAAACCACCGAGATACCTTAGCCCTACTTCAAGAATCGGCTCGCTCTGATACTGATTCATCGGTGCGAGGTACAGCAATTGAACAGTTAGCTCAAGGTTACCAAGACCATCCAGATACCTTAGCCCTACTTCAAGAATCAGCTCGCTCTGATACTGATTTGAGGGTGCGAGTTACAGCAATTGCACAGTTAGCTCAAGGTTACAAAAACCACCGAGATACCTTAGCCCTACTTCAAGAATGGGCTCGCTCTGATACTGATTCGAGGGTGCGAGGTACAGCAGTTGAACAGTTAGCTCAAGGTTGGCACGATCAGCCTTGGTTATTTGAATTTTTATGCGATCGCACTCTCCATGACCCCTTTGACCCTGAGAAAGACAGGGATTACAATCCTCGACAAGTAGCCCTTAAGGCCATCCTCAAATACTATCCTAACCACCGAGATACCTTACCCCTACTTCAAGAATTGGCTGGCTCGGATACTGATTTGAGGGTGCGAGTTACAGCAATTGAACAGTTAGCTCAAGGTTGGCACGATCAGCCTTGGTTATTTGAATTTTGA